The following proteins are encoded in a genomic region of Hyla sarda isolate aHylSar1 chromosome 3, aHylSar1.hap1, whole genome shotgun sequence:
- the LOC130360660 gene encoding uncharacterized protein LOC130360660 has protein sequence MDSSTAASTATHISAFSDEDISRILGTVEGDMAFLHVPTSMDIQRQFEYESKRLLSLSLHLSTLGEYYKTSRIPRGMRIQPRDNAHMGNPEFRQRYEMIANRYSLDLILLNMEFLQRDVAVSKEKTKSAEITLKSLLIDNDFEKIQSKHVSYLQKVKSDLENVKKHKWFRDTADYANNKVYLWGMQTSTTRRSPRRSKDERVNIQNGQMNISQPSTVSSPLPHDFLGLHPHASDAPPDEEAGTTSGHIKTRQRAPKTFQNRVNPKKK, from the exons ATGGATTCCTCAACTGCTGCTTCTACTGCCACCCATATCTCAGCTTTCTCTGATGAGGACATCAGCAGGATCCTAGGTACAGTGGAGGGTGATATGGCATTTCTGCATGTACCAACATCTATGGATATACAAAGACAATTTGAATACGAATCAAAACGCCTTCTCTCACTCAGTTTGCACCTATCTACATTGGGTGAATACTACAAGACATCGCGAATCCCGAGGGGCATGCGCATACAGCCGCGGGATAACGCGCACATGGGGAACCCTGAATTTCGTCAACGCTACGAGATGATCGCCAACAGGTACTCCCTTGATCTAATACTACTGAATATGGAATTTTTACAGAGAGATGTTGCTGTTTCTAAAGAAAAAACCAAGAGTGCAGAGATCACCCTCAAATCACTGCTTATCGACAACGACTTTGAGAAAATCCAGTCTAAACATGTATCATACCTACAAAAGGTGAAATCTGATCTAGAAAATGTCAAGAAACACAAATGGTTCAGAGACACAGCGGACTACGCCAATAATAAAGTATACCTCTGGGGTATGCAGACCTCTACTACCAGGAGATCCCCTAGAAGATCCAAAGATGAAAGAGTGAATATACAAAATGGACAGATGAATATATCACAGCCTTCTACAGTCTCTAGTCCTTTACCCCACGATTTTTTAGGACTGCACCCACACGCAAGCGATGCCCCACCAGACGAGGAGGCCGGCACCACCAGTGGGCACATAAAAACAAGACAACGTGCCCCGAAGACATTTCAGAACAGGGTCAACCCAAAAAAGAAGTG A